Proteins from a genomic interval of Sander vitreus isolate 19-12246 chromosome 6, sanVit1, whole genome shotgun sequence:
- the ano10a gene encoding anoctamin-10 isoform X1 — protein sequence MVQEPPADSSGSRFTPLVVLELASDTNQEAIAWLLSRIRDQQQDGGAELLVEQLGLGVDAQEKENPNMFLVGATWQRLLSGAEDVGLFKEFNDGSMRVFTCANKHDFKDYQGDGDSFLSMAECQYIIKHLLDTLRAKQETHVPGHSEVKLYPGKSIIRRLQSKGILVQVFPLHENEELKRLSFSWYGKVKLSLQPLDDIRHYYGEGQALYFGFLEYFTFALVPMALIGVPYYLFDWEDYDKYVIFAAFNLVWCTVILELWKRCSASLAYRWGTLSRKKAFEEPRPGFHGVLGFNPVTGREEPLYPHAKRLLRIYLVSLPFVLLCLYLSLYVMMIYFQMEGWALSVHDQEPSFWTGVLLFIPSIIYAVVIEVMNLIYRYAAEFLTEWENHRLESSYQNHLVLKVLVFNFFNCFASLFYIAFVMQDMVLLRQSLATLLITSQILNQFMEAFLPYWLQRRRNKKMMRKVQKRRTLEDKELPLADQVRLEADMSTYLGTFDDYLELFLLFGYVSLFSCVYPLAAVLVVLNNITEVYSDAFKMCRVFKRPFSDPAANIGVWQLAFEAMSVIAVVTNCSLIGMSPQVKAYFPDSESQLILWTVAIEHVLLAFKFILSFLIPDVPKPIQISLARLEFESLEALKKKKMLEASEPSEPVR from the exons ATGGTGCAGGAGCCGCCAGCTGACAGCAGTGGCTCCAGGTTCACTCCCTTGGTGGTGCTGGAGCTGGCTTCAGACACCAACCAGGAAGCCATTGCATGGCTACTGAGCCGGATCAGAGACCAGCAGCAGGATGGAG GTGCGGAGCTGCTGGTGGAGCAGCTGGGCCTGGGAGTGGATGCtcaggagaaggagaaccccAACATGTTCCTGGTGGGGGCCACGTGGCAGAGGCTGCTCTCCGGAGCTGAGGATGTGGGCCTCTTCAAGGAGTTCAACGATGGATCCATGAGAGTCTTCACCTGCGCCAACAAACACGACTTCAAGGACTATCAAG GGGACGGGGACTCCTTCCTCAGTATGGCTGAGTGTCAGTACATCATTAAACACCTGCTGGACACATTACGGGCCAAGCAGGAGACTCATGTTCCAGGACACTCCGAGGTCAAGCTCTACCCCGGGAAGTCCATCA TCCGCAGACTGCAGTCCAAGGGGATCCTGGTCCAGGTGTTTCCCCTGCACGAAAACGAGGAACTTAAGCGGCTGTCTTTTTCCTGGTACGGGAAGGTGAAGTTGTCCCTTCAGCCTCTGG ACGACATCAGACACTACTATGGGGAGGGCCAGGCCCTGTACTTTGGCTTCCTGGAGTACTTCACCTTTGCCCTGGTGCCCATGGCTCTCATTGGTGTGCCTTACTATCTGTTTGACTGGGAGGACTACGACAAATACGTGATCTTTGCTGCATTCAACTTGGTGTGGTGCACTGTCATCCTGGAG CTGTGGAAGCGCTGCAGCGCCTCGCTGGCCTACCGCTGGGGCACGCTGAGCAGGAAGAAGGCCTTCGAAGAACCCCGGCCTGGTTTCCACGGCGTCCTCGGGTTCAACCCAGTGACGGGCCGCGAGGAGCCCCTCTACCCCCACGCCAAGAGGCTGCTGCGGATCTACCTGGTGTCGCTGCCCTTCGTCCTGCTCTGCCTCTACCTGTCCCTCTACGTCATGATGATCTACTTCCAGATGGAGGGATGGGCGCTGTCCGTCCACGACCAGGAGCCCAGCTTCTGGACAGGAGTCCTGCTCTTCATCCCCTCTATCATCTACGCCGTGGTCATCGAGGTCATGAACCTCATCTACAGATACGCCGCCGAGTTCCTGACAGAGTGGG AAAACCACCGGCTGGAGTCTTCATATCAGAATCACCTGGTCCTCAAAGTATTAGTA TTCAACTTCTTCAACTGTTTCGCCTCGCTGTTCTACATCGCCTTCGTCATGCAGGACATGGTGCTGCTCCGACAG aGTCTGGCCACGCTGCTGATCACCAGTCAGATCCTGAACCAGTTCATGGAGGCCTTCCTGCCCTACTGGCTGCAGAGGAGACGCAACAAGAAGATGATGCGCAAAGTCCAGAAGAGAAGAACTCTGGAGGACAAAGAGCTTCCGTTGGCCGATCAGGTCCGGTTGGAGGCCGACATGAGCACGTACCTG ggtacGTTTGATGACTACCTGGAGCTGTTCCTGCTCTTTGGCTACGTCAGCCTGTTCTCCTGCGTCTACCCTCTGGCTGCTGTGCTGGTGGTGCTGAACAACATCACCGAGGTTTACTCGGATGCCTTCAAGATGTGTCGGGTGTTCAAGCGACCCTTCTCTGACCCGGCAGCCAACATAGGAGTCTGGCAg CTTGCCTTTGAGGCCATGAGCGTGATCGCTGTTGTGACCAACTGTTCGCTGATAGGCATGTCTCCACAAGTCAAGGCTTACTTCCCCGACTCTGAGTCCCAGCTCATCCTGTGGACAGTGGCTATTgag